In Ostrea edulis chromosome 10, xbOstEdul1.1, whole genome shotgun sequence, one genomic interval encodes:
- the LOC125666544 gene encoding beta-2 adrenergic receptor-like isoform X1 — protein sequence MEIRFSNYEMTNDSTPDPLSLHQYEDNHDIHLNWTLFMYDIETAHDAHSTAVAVYAVVLSFVSIVLNSVLCVVIFFTKELRCRPLYACVLNFCIINLLMGVIVNPLVTYHELSPVWALGTFVCDTWIIMDVLLPFTSLMTLLLLSIDRLMFVRMNTLYKSAKFRFQREVYVILPWLLGVVIVLPIWIGGFQKSPFHVTGMCVFGLVDEASISSPILVYFLPALIIVLVMVCTHLFSFRDSSPEYSQTSTRSAGAGVQTGYYAYESHFSVVTLYFVNVTFLIMWAPFHIMSLLLAVCVDCMPPYSLILGFTYMGATASSLISLLWLTDYHIRYSLKHIRERFRKQTSPPSTTVTLTLLEA from the exons ATGGAAATCCGGTTTTCGAATTATGAG atgACTAATGATTCCACACCAGACCCTCTGAGCCTACACCAGTATGAGGACAACCACGACATACATCTAAACTGGACTCTGTTCATGTACGACATTGAAACAGCACATGATGCTCACTCCACGGCGGTCGCTGTGTATGCCGTGGTGCTGTCTTTTGTATCCATTGTTCTGAATTCCGTCCTGTGTGTTGTGATATTCTTCACCAAGGAATTGCGATGTCGACCTCTGTACGCATGCGTGTTAAACTTTTGTATCATCAACTTATTAATGGGTGTCATCGTGAACCCCCTTGTGACGTACCATGAACTGAGTCCTGTGTGGGCGCTGGGAACGTTTGTTTGTGACACGTGGATTATAATGGATGTTCTCCTGCCCTTCACGTCTTTAATGACCCTGTTGTTACTCTCCATCGACCGCCTCATGTTTGTTCGCATGAACACCTTGTACAAATCTGCCAAATTCAGATTCCAAAGGGAAGTGTATGTAATATTACCATGGTTACTTGGTGTCGTCATTGTGTTGCCGATTTGGATTGGTGGATTTCAGAAGTCGCCCTTCCACGTGACAGGCATGTGTGTGTTTGGCTTGGTAGACGAAGCGTCTATATCGTCCCCCATCTTGGTGTATTTTCTACCAGCCCTGATTATAGTGTTGGTAATGGTGTGCACACATTTGTTTTCGTTTCGCGACAGTTCGCCCGAATACAGCCAGACCAGCACTCGATCCGCTGGAGCCGGTGTTCAGACTGGCTACTACGCATACGAATCTCATTTCTCCGTGGTGACGTTGTATTTCGTGAACGTGACGTTTTTGATTATGTGGGCGCCCTTCCACATAATGAGCCTACTGCTGGCTGTCTGTGTAGACTGCATGCCGCCCTACTCACTCATTCTGGGTTTTACCTACATGGGGGCCACTGCAAGTTCACTTATCTCGCTTCTCTGGTTAACGGACTACCATATTAGATATTCGTTAAAACATATACGTGAACGGTTCAGAAAGCAGACTTCTCCCCCATCCACCACTGTTACACTCACTCTGCTAGAAGCCTGA
- the LOC125666544 gene encoding beta-2 adrenergic receptor-like isoform X2, which yields MTNDSTPDPLSLHQYEDNHDIHLNWTLFMYDIETAHDAHSTAVAVYAVVLSFVSIVLNSVLCVVIFFTKELRCRPLYACVLNFCIINLLMGVIVNPLVTYHELSPVWALGTFVCDTWIIMDVLLPFTSLMTLLLLSIDRLMFVRMNTLYKSAKFRFQREVYVILPWLLGVVIVLPIWIGGFQKSPFHVTGMCVFGLVDEASISSPILVYFLPALIIVLVMVCTHLFSFRDSSPEYSQTSTRSAGAGVQTGYYAYESHFSVVTLYFVNVTFLIMWAPFHIMSLLLAVCVDCMPPYSLILGFTYMGATASSLISLLWLTDYHIRYSLKHIRERFRKQTSPPSTTVTLTLLEA from the coding sequence atgACTAATGATTCCACACCAGACCCTCTGAGCCTACACCAGTATGAGGACAACCACGACATACATCTAAACTGGACTCTGTTCATGTACGACATTGAAACAGCACATGATGCTCACTCCACGGCGGTCGCTGTGTATGCCGTGGTGCTGTCTTTTGTATCCATTGTTCTGAATTCCGTCCTGTGTGTTGTGATATTCTTCACCAAGGAATTGCGATGTCGACCTCTGTACGCATGCGTGTTAAACTTTTGTATCATCAACTTATTAATGGGTGTCATCGTGAACCCCCTTGTGACGTACCATGAACTGAGTCCTGTGTGGGCGCTGGGAACGTTTGTTTGTGACACGTGGATTATAATGGATGTTCTCCTGCCCTTCACGTCTTTAATGACCCTGTTGTTACTCTCCATCGACCGCCTCATGTTTGTTCGCATGAACACCTTGTACAAATCTGCCAAATTCAGATTCCAAAGGGAAGTGTATGTAATATTACCATGGTTACTTGGTGTCGTCATTGTGTTGCCGATTTGGATTGGTGGATTTCAGAAGTCGCCCTTCCACGTGACAGGCATGTGTGTGTTTGGCTTGGTAGACGAAGCGTCTATATCGTCCCCCATCTTGGTGTATTTTCTACCAGCCCTGATTATAGTGTTGGTAATGGTGTGCACACATTTGTTTTCGTTTCGCGACAGTTCGCCCGAATACAGCCAGACCAGCACTCGATCCGCTGGAGCCGGTGTTCAGACTGGCTACTACGCATACGAATCTCATTTCTCCGTGGTGACGTTGTATTTCGTGAACGTGACGTTTTTGATTATGTGGGCGCCCTTCCACATAATGAGCCTACTGCTGGCTGTCTGTGTAGACTGCATGCCGCCCTACTCACTCATTCTGGGTTTTACCTACATGGGGGCCACTGCAAGTTCACTTATCTCGCTTCTCTGGTTAACGGACTACCATATTAGATATTCGTTAAAACATATACGTGAACGGTTCAGAAAGCAGACTTCTCCCCCATCCACCACTGTTACACTCACTCTGCTAGAAGCCTGA